The nucleotide sequence ttttttttttttggtaatgtCAAAGTTTACAGCTTTTGTTTGTTGCTAATTTGTGTTAAAATTTTGAGCATTTTTTGCTAATTTGTGTCAGCTTTGTTTTTCAAGGTTATatcaaagttttgattttgtttgtttgtatgtttCTTTATACGTTTATATAGGTGTGGCTCCAAGTGAGTACACAGTCCCCGAAGAAGTCAAAGCGGCAGGCTTCGACATCTGCGCGGACGAGCTAGGCTCAATAGTCGAAAGCCACGACGTCAAGAAACTCAAGTTCCACGGCGGAGTCGACGGTCTCGCATGCAAACTCAAAGCATCTCCCACCGAAGGACTCTCAACAACAGACGCTTCCCACTTATCCCAACGCCAAGACCTCTTCGGGATCAACAAGTTCGCAGAGAGCGAGCTCAAAAGCTTCTGGCTGTTCGTATGGGAAGCTCTCCAAGACATGACGCTAATGATCCTCGGCGTCTGCGCGTTCGTGTCCTTGATCGTTGGGATAGCTACAGAAGGATGGCCTAAAGGCTCCCACGATGGTCTAGGCATCGTGGCGAGTATCCTCTTTGTTGTGTTTGTGACTGCTACTAGTGATTACCGTCAGAGTTTGCAGTTCAGGGATTTGgataaggagaagaagaagatcaccGTTCAGGTGACTAGGAATGGGTTTAGACAGAAGATGTCCATCTACGAGTTGCTTCCTGGGGACGTTGTTCATCTGGGGATTGGTGATCAGGTTCCAGCTGATGGTTTGTTCCTGTCTGGATTCTCTG is from Brassica oleracea var. oleracea cultivar TO1000 unplaced genomic scaffold, BOL UnpScaffold02438, whole genome shotgun sequence and encodes:
- the LOC106321684 gene encoding calcium-transporting ATPase 2, plasma membrane-type-like, whose translation is QNFDVKAKHSSEEALEKWRNLCGVVKNPKRRFRFTANLSKRYEAAAMRRTNQEKLRIAVLVSKAAFQFISGVAPSEYTVPEEVKAAGFDICADELGSIVESHDVKKLKFHGGVDGLACKLKASPTEGLSTTDASHLSQRQDLFGINKFAESELKSFWLFVWEALQDMTLMILGVCAFVSLIVGIATEGWPKGSHDGLGIVASILFVVFVTATSDYRQSLQFRDLDKEKKKITVQVTRNGFRQKMSIYELLPGDVVHLGIGDQVPADGLFLSGFSVVIDESSLTGESEPVMVNAENPFLLSGTKVQDGSCKMMVTTVGMRTQWGKLMATLTEGGDDETPLQV